The Heyndrickxia vini genome contains a region encoding:
- a CDS encoding YitT family protein has product MNKKRGVYLEDTTWSKVKDYLYILIGSAIVAISFNVFLLPNEVASGGVSGISTILHGLFGWKPAYVQWAFNIPLFIAGLIFLGVQFGIKTLVGTAFLPFVVYLTEGWEPWTNDPLLGALFGGIGVGLGLGIVFRGKASTGGTDLAAQIINKYTGFTLGMCVIFIDGLVVLSAAIVFDIEKGLYALIGLFVTSKTIDLVQVGLNRSKAALIITEKQQEIREGILNKIDRGVTKLTAYGGFTESERPVLMCVVDQTEFTKLKQLVKTLDPTAFVVVMDASEVLGEGFKRS; this is encoded by the coding sequence ATGAATAAAAAACGGGGCGTATATTTAGAAGATACAACGTGGTCAAAAGTTAAAGATTACCTATACATATTAATTGGATCAGCAATAGTCGCTATTTCATTTAATGTTTTTTTATTGCCCAATGAGGTTGCTTCAGGTGGGGTAAGCGGAATAAGTACGATTCTACATGGATTGTTTGGATGGAAGCCTGCTTATGTTCAGTGGGCATTTAATATACCATTATTCATTGCTGGACTTATCTTTCTTGGAGTTCAGTTTGGAATAAAAACACTAGTAGGGACAGCATTTCTTCCTTTCGTCGTTTATTTAACAGAAGGGTGGGAACCGTGGACAAATGATCCGCTTTTAGGTGCACTTTTTGGAGGAATTGGAGTCGGATTAGGTTTAGGTATTGTTTTTCGTGGAAAAGCTTCAACAGGGGGAACGGATTTAGCTGCACAAATAATCAATAAATACACCGGATTTACACTAGGGATGTGTGTTATTTTCATTGATGGTTTAGTCGTTCTTTCAGCGGCAATTGTTTTTGATATTGAAAAAGGCCTGTATGCTTTAATTGGTCTATTTGTAACTAGCAAGACCATTGATCTTGTTCAAGTTGGACTAAATCGATCAAAGGCCGCATTAATTATTACCGAAAAACAGCAAGAAATTCGTGAAGGAATTTTGAATAAAATTGACCGTGGTGTGACAAAACTAACTGCATATGGTGGTTTTACAGAGAGTGAGAGACCGGTTCTTATGTGTGTGGTCGATCAAACAGAATTCACAAAGTTGAAACAACTAGTGAAAACCCTTGATCCAACAGCATTTGTCGTGGTTATGGATGCTTCAGAAGTACTCGGGGAAGGTTTTAAAAGAAGTTAA
- the cccB gene encoding cytochrome c551, with the protein MVKKLIGILMIFTLAFGLAACGSSNKDNDNANKNETTTNNNKSTNTASAGDAEKIFSQNCSSCHGGNLEGGVGPDLTKVGAKYNKDQILDIIKNGKKGGMPAGVIKGDDADKVATWLSEKK; encoded by the coding sequence ATGGTTAAAAAACTAATAGGGATTCTCATGATTTTCACTTTAGCATTTGGACTTGCTGCTTGTGGATCTAGTAACAAAGACAATGATAATGCTAATAAAAACGAAACAACGACAAATAATAACAAATCGACAAACACAGCAAGTGCTGGAGATGCAGAAAAAATATTTAGTCAAAATTGTTCAAGCTGCCACGGTGGAAACCTTGAAGGCGGCGTTGGTCCAGATTTAACAAAAGTTGGAGCAAAATATAACAAAGATCAAATTCTAGATATCATTAAAAATGGAAAAAAAGGCGGAATGCCTGCAGGAGTTATTAAAGGTGATGACGCTGATAAAGTAGCTACATGGTTATCTGAGAAAAAATAA